A single Micromonospora luteifusca DNA region contains:
- a CDS encoding DLW-39 family protein: MFKKLLILAGVVGVAAVVFNKIKASNDERALWHEATTATDLR, encoded by the coding sequence ATGTTCAAGAAGCTGCTGATTCTGGCTGGCGTCGTCGGCGTGGCCGCCGTCGTGTTCAACAAGATCAAGGCGTCGAACGACGAGCGCGCCCTGTGGCACGAGGCGACCACCGCGACCGACCTGCGCTGA
- a CDS encoding DUF6228 family protein — translation MEEPFVLRPLETSCSWVLHPPTDPYGDGYIWAVRSEISDEGMTAETSATMAGRWAPENESLGWFFQSLADDWRGWEGGREWRSLEGEMEIDAHHDGRGHVAVGVTLRRARQAYADDAWSARMVFMVEAGEEMTRLAADLRDFLGRKALSGCPAIRTAKPADRHGPASTVGDPASRSAAVTDADRQES, via the coding sequence ATGGAAGAGCCCTTCGTGCTGCGACCGCTCGAAACGAGTTGCAGTTGGGTACTGCACCCTCCAACCGACCCGTACGGCGACGGCTACATCTGGGCTGTGCGGTCAGAGATCTCTGACGAGGGCATGACGGCGGAGACGAGCGCCACGATGGCGGGTCGCTGGGCGCCCGAGAACGAGTCTCTTGGGTGGTTCTTTCAGTCTCTGGCAGACGACTGGCGGGGATGGGAAGGCGGACGAGAGTGGCGTTCGCTTGAAGGTGAGATGGAGATCGATGCGCACCACGACGGGCGAGGCCACGTAGCCGTCGGCGTGACGTTGAGGCGTGCCCGGCAGGCGTATGCCGACGATGCTTGGTCGGCTCGGATGGTCTTCATGGTGGAGGCCGGCGAGGAGATGACCAGACTGGCGGCCGACCTCCGTGATTTCCTAGGCCGAAAGGCCCTATCCGGCTGTCCAGCCATCCGTACAGCCAAGCCCGCCGACAGACACGGTCCGGCGTCGACGGTAGGCGACCCGGCGAGCAGGTCAGCGGCAGTGACCGACGCCGACCGACAGGAGTCTTGA
- a CDS encoding epoxide hydrolase family protein, with product MYPFRIDMPQSDLDDLHERLDRTRWPDELPGVGWAYGVPLDYLRELVHYWRHGYDWRAAEAKLNQWPQFVTTIDGANIHFAHLRSPEPDATPLLMTHGWPGSIVEFAGVVGLLTDPRAHGGDPADAFHLVLPSIPGFGLSGPTTQTGWEFKRVAAAFAVLMERLGYERYGVQGGDWGSIISRELGRTRTDQVIGVHLNLLPNSFQAQEPDRHELEAMSPNERERTLASWERIKAWTRERQGYADIQATRPQTLAYGLTDSPVGQLAWIVEKFKEWTDSEDRPEDAVDRDQMLTNVMLYWLTGTAGSSARIYYERAHADHWGKPPEPSTAPTALAVFPQDNFIPLRHIADRTNHIVQWTEYDRGGHFAAMEEPELLVEDMRAFFRKLREATN from the coding sequence ATCTATCCATTCCGTATCGACATGCCCCAAAGCGATCTGGACGATCTGCACGAACGTCTCGACCGCACGCGCTGGCCCGACGAACTGCCGGGTGTGGGTTGGGCGTACGGCGTCCCGCTGGACTACCTCAGGGAGCTCGTGCATTACTGGCGCCACGGGTATGACTGGCGGGCCGCAGAGGCCAAGCTGAACCAATGGCCGCAGTTCGTCACCACGATCGACGGTGCGAACATTCACTTCGCCCACCTCCGGTCGCCCGAACCGGACGCGACTCCACTGCTCATGACGCACGGCTGGCCGGGATCGATTGTCGAGTTCGCCGGAGTCGTCGGCCTGCTCACTGACCCCCGTGCGCACGGCGGCGACCCCGCCGACGCGTTTCACCTGGTGCTCCCGAGCATCCCGGGATTCGGCCTGTCCGGGCCGACGACGCAGACAGGCTGGGAGTTCAAGCGGGTGGCCGCTGCGTTCGCCGTGCTGATGGAACGTCTTGGCTACGAGCGGTATGGGGTGCAGGGCGGTGACTGGGGATCAATCATCTCCCGAGAACTCGGCCGCACCCGAACCGACCAGGTCATCGGCGTGCATCTCAACCTGCTGCCCAACTCATTCCAGGCCCAAGAGCCCGACCGGCACGAGTTGGAGGCTATGAGCCCGAACGAGCGCGAGCGCACGTTGGCCTCCTGGGAACGCATCAAGGCCTGGACCCGCGAGCGTCAGGGATACGCCGACATCCAGGCCACACGGCCACAGACGCTGGCGTACGGCTTGACCGACTCGCCGGTTGGCCAACTGGCCTGGATCGTCGAAAAGTTCAAGGAGTGGACGGACTCCGAGGACCGCCCCGAGGACGCGGTCGATCGCGACCAGATGCTCACAAACGTGATGCTCTACTGGCTGACCGGCACGGCCGGCTCGTCCGCCCGCATCTACTACGAACGCGCGCACGCCGACCACTGGGGCAAGCCCCCCGAACCGTCGACGGCACCAACCGCGCTGGCCGTCTTCCCGCAGGACAACTTCATTCCCCTACGACACATTGCGGACCGCACGAACCACATCGTGCAGTGGACGGAGTACGACCGGGGCGGGCACTTCGCGGCAATGGAGGAACCGGAGCTCCTGGTCGAGGACATGAGGGCGTTCTTCCGGAAACTCCGCGAGGCCACCAACTGA
- a CDS encoding VOC family protein: MACRISELVLKCRDLEVLARFWCEVLDFIELDREEGVYIEIGPREGFGGPQPTIFLIRNDEPKNGHARLHIDVNPTDRDQDAELERLLAAGAKLVDIGQPADASWHVLADPEGNEFCLLKRRLDPL; the protein is encoded by the coding sequence ATGGCATGCCGTATCAGTGAGCTCGTGCTCAAGTGCCGCGACCTCGAGGTGCTGGCGCGGTTCTGGTGCGAGGTCCTGGACTTCATAGAGCTCGATCGCGAAGAAGGGGTCTACATCGAGATAGGCCCGCGCGAAGGGTTCGGCGGCCCGCAGCCAACGATCTTCCTCATTCGCAACGACGAGCCGAAGAACGGGCATGCCCGCCTGCACATCGACGTCAACCCCACCGACCGCGATCAGGACGCCGAGCTCGAGCGCCTCCTGGCCGCCGGGGCCAAACTCGTCGACATCGGTCAGCCTGCGGATGCGTCCTGGCACGTCCTCGCCGATCCAGAAGGCAACGAGTTCTGCCTGCTCAAGCGCCGCCTCGACCCACTCTGA
- a CDS encoding GNAT family N-acetyltransferase: protein MINSVGLLAAYDEQLRTDAETPSAVSVTRHGPLRLVTFAGGRGFVTYRDLGGADADTIRRLVPETLAHYQADPEIERVKWKARGHDHAPGLHEALLENGFTADEPESIMIGEARLLAVDVPLPEGVTLRRVSEEADVRAMSAMQDEAFENPVSDDMANALLRRLARDDGMELWVAEAGGRIVSAGRLEPVPGTDFAGIWGGATLAEWRGRGIYRALTAARARSALRMGKTLINSDSTEYSRPILERYGLIKVSTTTPYNWQR from the coding sequence ATGATCAATTCGGTTGGACTGCTTGCGGCCTACGACGAACAGCTTCGAACTGACGCCGAGACGCCGAGCGCGGTCTCAGTCACCCGACACGGGCCACTGCGTCTCGTGACCTTCGCGGGTGGTCGTGGTTTTGTCACGTACCGCGATCTCGGCGGGGCGGACGCCGATACGATTCGTCGGCTCGTCCCAGAGACGCTCGCTCACTATCAGGCAGACCCCGAGATCGAGCGGGTCAAGTGGAAGGCGCGTGGGCACGACCATGCGCCGGGGTTGCACGAGGCGTTGCTAGAGAATGGGTTCACTGCGGATGAGCCTGAGTCGATCATGATTGGCGAGGCGCGGCTGCTAGCCGTTGACGTTCCGCTGCCCGAAGGCGTGACACTGCGTCGGGTCAGCGAGGAGGCGGACGTTCGCGCGATGAGTGCGATGCAAGACGAAGCCTTTGAGAACCCGGTAAGCGATGACATGGCGAATGCCCTCCTGCGCCGCCTGGCCCGCGATGACGGAATGGAGTTGTGGGTTGCAGAGGCGGGGGGACGGATCGTCAGTGCCGGCCGGCTGGAGCCCGTGCCCGGGACCGACTTCGCCGGGATCTGGGGTGGCGCGACCCTTGCGGAGTGGCGCGGCCGTGGGATCTACCGCGCGTTGACCGCGGCGCGGGCCCGCTCAGCACTCCGTATGGGCAAGACACTCATCAACAGCGACTCGACCGAGTACTCGCGCCCGATCCTTGAGCGCTACGGCCTGATCAAGGTGTCGACGACGACGCCCTACAACTGGCAGCGGTGA
- a CDS encoding CBS domain-containing protein: MPTAREIMTNDVTCVREQDDLKSAAKRMAELGVGALPICGDDNRLKGMLTDRDIVVKVLAEGRDPANVTAGELAQGEAVTIGADDEAAEILRTMGQHKVRRLPVIDGHELVGIVAVADVARSLPERPVGDLIEAISERS, from the coding sequence ATGCCTACGGCACGCGAGATCATGACGAACGACGTGACCTGTGTCCGCGAGCAGGACGACCTGAAGTCGGCCGCGAAGCGGATGGCGGAGCTGGGGGTCGGCGCCCTGCCGATCTGTGGCGACGACAACCGGCTCAAGGGCATGCTGACCGACCGCGACATCGTGGTGAAGGTGCTGGCCGAGGGCCGTGACCCGGCCAACGTGACCGCTGGTGAGCTGGCCCAGGGCGAGGCGGTGACCATCGGCGCGGACGACGAGGCGGCCGAGATCCTGCGCACCATGGGCCAGCACAAGGTACGCCGACTGCCGGTGATCGATGGCCACGAGCTGGTGGGCATCGTGGCCGTCGCCGACGTGGCCCGGTCCCTGCCGGAACGCCCCGTGGGCGACCTCATCGAGGCCATCTCCGAGCGCAGCTGA
- a CDS encoding MBL fold metallo-hydrolase translates to MAEQPQVTFIGTATTVLRIGGFTLLTDPNFLHRGQRAYLGKGLWSRRRTDPALRIAQLPELDAVVLSHLHGDHFDRVARRELDRELPIVTTPAAERKLTRWGFRAAQGLPTWSSRELHRDGTTLRLTSMPGQHGPGALDRLMPDVMGTMIDVERSGRREFRLYVTGDTLNRPLLTAIPERYPDIDAMLIHLGGTKVAGILLTMDAHQGADLVELIRPQLTVPIHYDDYPVFRSPLAHFVDEARRRGWVQQVRTIARGETVPLTPPA, encoded by the coding sequence ATGGCGGAGCAACCGCAGGTGACGTTCATTGGTACCGCGACGACGGTGCTGCGGATCGGCGGCTTCACCCTGCTGACCGACCCCAACTTCCTGCACCGGGGTCAGCGGGCGTACCTCGGCAAGGGGTTGTGGTCGCGCCGACGCACGGACCCGGCGCTGCGGATCGCCCAGCTCCCAGAGCTGGACGCGGTGGTCCTCTCCCACCTGCACGGCGACCACTTCGACCGGGTGGCCCGCCGGGAACTGGACCGCGAGCTGCCCATCGTCACCACCCCCGCAGCGGAACGAAAGCTGACTCGCTGGGGCTTCCGGGCCGCCCAGGGCCTGCCGACCTGGTCGTCCCGGGAGCTGCACCGCGACGGTACGACCCTGCGTCTGACCTCGATGCCCGGCCAGCACGGCCCGGGCGCGCTGGACCGGCTGATGCCCGACGTGATGGGCACGATGATCGACGTGGAGCGCTCCGGGCGGCGGGAGTTCCGCCTCTACGTCACCGGTGACACCCTCAACCGGCCGCTGCTCACCGCCATCCCCGAACGCTACCCGGACATCGACGCGATGCTGATCCACCTCGGCGGCACGAAGGTCGCCGGGATCCTGCTCACCATGGACGCCCACCAGGGTGCGGACCTGGTGGAGCTGATCCGTCCGCAGCTGACCGTCCCGATCCACTACGACGACTACCCGGTCTTCCGCTCCCCACTGGCGCACTTCGTCGACGAGGCCCGCCGCCGTGGCTGGGTCCAACAGGTCCGCACCATCGCGCGCGGTGAGACCGTCCCGCTCACTCCGCCCGCCTGA
- a CDS encoding cation-translocating P-type ATPase, with amino-acid sequence MTAAGRAAGRILPSFGVPHLLGEASRTVGSAATRLARTAGLTRRRVWSRPGRHHIEVHGVCQDGGNQLARQVEGALERMPGVAWARVNAPSGRVVVAVQTPEPPLRDLIATISRIEGTCDHEPDPEIPPPHPPEEGPRTPRTLGALASDALGLTISAATRILPFAPLPGEVAGVLSAVDLQPKLHKFIGKRLRSDPRADILFPLAEAVVQGLTGRWTGIVLDGAQRIVQWGEDRAQLSAWEKAEPRLTGDAERATARWPVIERPLPKPDGPVERYVNRMLAAGAAAGVAAMPFAGPKRATALGLSTLPKAPGSGREGYAAQLGRMLARRGVIAMDRGVLRELDRIDTLVLDAAVLGSDRGVLADLAPAPGADVDQVAERAFALFDPDDPTAFRSADGWQLGPLDQLPASDPGAVPEGDRLQSAGGQLLGLAHGDRLAALLRVEPEPAPGVDGLPAAARHAGLRLVVAGGDEQRYGFADAMLPGGDRLAESVRTLQRDGAVVMLVSADRKALGASDCGLGFAAPEELPPWGAHLLVGADLRVVALVIEATGVARRTAQQNIRLAMAGTGLGALGAFTAPPTELPHRALVAVNGAAGLAFANGVWQARRLHDQSDTPAPVATAWHLMPVSTVLDQLRTTPDGLASTEAQRRQHSAGGNGDAGAGRGGLLRAFVEELSNPLTPVLAAGAVLSASFGSLVDAALVGSVVGGSALIGAVHERNTERSLAELLSRSAVTARVRRDSAEQVLAAEDLVVGDVIALEPGDSVPADCRVLESVGLEADESSLTGESLPVAKSNRPVVAAAIADRHSMLYDGTTVAAGHGTAVVVATGSDTEAGRSLALVRQAPPTSGVEARLGSLTSAAIPLAAGSAVAVAGAGLLRGVPLAETAATAANLAVASVPEGLPFLVSAAQLAAARRLAEHGALVRNPRTIEALGRVDVLCFDKTGTLTEGKLLLAGVGDSVGDRYAPVDRLDDRLQLTLAAALRATPAAADPEELALQTDRAVRRGAGVAGVVEQTGAAGWRAAGGLPFEPSRGYHASIGETDGHLLLSVKGAPETVLPRCSARRTDGIQEPLDDAGRAELERMLSDRAGAGNRILAVAECQVDDPKVTDSDVRGLTFVGFLALADGVRESAAPAVRRIRQAGVHTIMITGDHPATAEAIAATISEHDEQRVVTAGELDQLDDDALAERLANTDVVARCTPAHKVRIIQALQKCGRTVAMTGDGANDAPAIRLADVGIALGQRGTPAARAAADLVVTDDRLETIIATLIEGRAMWSSVRHALSILVGGNLGEIAFSVLTAAATGRSALTGRQLLLVNLLTDLAPALAIAVRPPASDRTDALLREGPDTALGESLTREIGLRAAATTLGATAGWTLARYTGRRQRAGTVALVSLVGTQLGQTILAGGTSPAVLASTAASLGVLVVVVQTPGVSQFFGCTPLGPVGWTIGAGSALGATFANGALTKLMEHLPEARPPNSTGAVAEG; translated from the coding sequence ATGACGGCGGCGGGTCGCGCGGCCGGCCGCATCCTGCCGTCCTTCGGCGTGCCACACCTGCTCGGTGAGGCGTCCCGGACCGTCGGCTCGGCCGCGACCCGGCTGGCCCGGACGGCCGGGCTGACACGGCGTCGGGTCTGGTCCCGGCCGGGCCGGCATCACATCGAGGTACACGGCGTCTGCCAGGACGGCGGAAACCAGCTGGCACGTCAGGTGGAGGGCGCGCTGGAGCGGATGCCCGGGGTGGCCTGGGCCCGGGTCAACGCCCCATCCGGCCGGGTGGTGGTTGCCGTCCAGACCCCCGAGCCGCCGCTGCGCGACCTGATTGCCACGATCAGCCGCATCGAGGGGACCTGCGACCACGAACCCGATCCGGAGATCCCACCACCGCACCCGCCGGAGGAGGGGCCGCGCACCCCTCGCACCCTCGGCGCACTCGCCTCGGACGCGCTGGGCCTGACCATCTCGGCGGCCACCCGGATCCTGCCGTTCGCGCCTCTGCCCGGTGAGGTGGCCGGCGTGCTCTCCGCGGTGGATCTGCAACCGAAGCTGCACAAATTCATCGGGAAACGACTGCGCTCAGACCCGCGCGCCGACATCCTCTTTCCGCTGGCCGAGGCGGTGGTGCAGGGCTTGACCGGCCGCTGGACGGGGATCGTCCTGGACGGCGCACAACGGATCGTGCAGTGGGGTGAGGATCGGGCCCAACTCTCCGCCTGGGAAAAGGCCGAGCCACGGCTGACCGGCGACGCCGAACGGGCCACCGCCCGCTGGCCGGTGATCGAACGTCCCCTGCCGAAGCCGGACGGCCCGGTCGAGCGGTACGTCAACCGCATGCTCGCCGCCGGTGCGGCCGCCGGTGTGGCGGCGATGCCGTTCGCCGGGCCGAAACGGGCCACCGCGTTGGGCCTGTCCACGCTGCCCAAGGCTCCCGGCAGCGGACGCGAGGGGTACGCCGCCCAGCTCGGCCGGATGCTGGCCCGGCGCGGAGTGATCGCGATGGACCGCGGTGTGCTGCGGGAGCTGGACCGGATCGACACGCTCGTGCTGGACGCCGCAGTGCTCGGGTCGGACCGGGGCGTGCTGGCCGATCTGGCACCGGCGCCCGGAGCCGACGTCGACCAGGTGGCGGAGCGTGCCTTCGCGCTGTTCGACCCGGACGATCCGACCGCGTTCCGTAGCGCGGACGGCTGGCAGCTCGGACCGTTGGATCAGCTGCCCGCGAGTGACCCGGGCGCCGTCCCGGAGGGTGACCGGCTGCAGTCCGCCGGCGGCCAGCTACTCGGCCTCGCCCACGGTGACCGACTCGCCGCACTGCTGCGGGTCGAGCCGGAACCCGCACCGGGCGTCGATGGCCTGCCGGCCGCCGCCCGACACGCCGGCCTGCGGCTCGTCGTGGCCGGCGGTGACGAGCAGCGGTACGGCTTCGCCGACGCGATGCTGCCCGGCGGGGACCGGCTGGCCGAGTCGGTGCGCACTCTGCAGCGCGACGGCGCGGTGGTGATGCTGGTTTCCGCGGACCGGAAGGCGTTGGGCGCGTCCGACTGCGGTCTCGGGTTCGCCGCGCCGGAGGAGCTGCCGCCGTGGGGGGCACATCTGCTGGTCGGTGCCGACCTGCGGGTCGTGGCCTTGGTGATCGAGGCGACCGGGGTTGCCCGGCGGACGGCCCAGCAGAACATCCGCCTGGCCATGGCGGGTACCGGTCTCGGGGCGCTTGGCGCGTTCACCGCCCCACCGACCGAGTTGCCCCACCGGGCGCTCGTCGCGGTCAACGGAGCGGCCGGCCTGGCCTTCGCGAACGGGGTGTGGCAGGCCCGTCGACTGCACGACCAGTCGGACACCCCGGCGCCCGTGGCGACCGCCTGGCACCTGATGCCCGTCAGCACCGTGCTGGACCAGCTGCGCACCACGCCGGACGGTCTGGCCAGCACGGAGGCGCAGCGCCGGCAGCACAGCGCCGGGGGGAACGGTGATGCCGGCGCCGGACGTGGTGGTCTGCTGCGTGCCTTCGTGGAGGAGTTGTCCAACCCGCTGACCCCGGTGCTGGCCGCCGGGGCGGTGCTCTCCGCGTCGTTCGGTTCGCTCGTCGACGCCGCGCTGGTGGGCAGCGTGGTTGGTGGGTCTGCCCTGATCGGGGCGGTGCACGAGCGCAACACGGAAAGGTCCCTGGCGGAGTTGTTGTCCCGTTCGGCGGTGACCGCGCGGGTCCGCCGGGACAGCGCCGAGCAGGTTCTCGCCGCCGAGGACCTGGTCGTCGGGGACGTCATCGCCCTCGAACCAGGTGACTCGGTGCCCGCCGACTGCCGCGTACTCGAGTCGGTGGGTCTGGAGGCGGACGAATCATCGTTGACCGGCGAGTCGCTGCCGGTTGCCAAGTCCAACCGACCGGTGGTGGCCGCCGCCATCGCCGACCGGCACTCGATGTTGTACGACGGCACCACCGTCGCCGCCGGGCACGGCACTGCCGTGGTGGTGGCGACCGGCAGCGACACCGAGGCGGGACGCAGCCTTGCGCTGGTTCGGCAGGCCCCACCAACCAGTGGGGTGGAAGCCCGGCTCGGCTCATTGACCAGCGCGGCCATCCCGTTGGCCGCCGGTTCTGCGGTGGCGGTGGCCGGGGCGGGTCTGCTTCGGGGCGTACCCCTGGCCGAAACGGCGGCGACCGCCGCGAACCTCGCCGTGGCGTCGGTGCCGGAGGGGCTGCCGTTCCTGGTCAGTGCGGCGCAGTTGGCCGCCGCCCGGCGGCTGGCCGAGCACGGCGCGTTGGTCCGCAACCCGCGAACCATCGAGGCGCTGGGTCGGGTGGATGTGCTCTGCTTCGACAAGACCGGCACCCTCACCGAGGGCAAGTTGCTGCTCGCCGGGGTCGGCGACAGCGTCGGCGACCGGTACGCCCCGGTGGACCGGCTGGATGACCGCCTCCAGTTGACGCTGGCCGCTGCCCTGCGGGCCACTCCCGCCGCGGCCGACCCGGAGGAGTTGGCGTTGCAGACCGACCGGGCGGTCCGGCGGGGTGCTGGAGTGGCCGGGGTGGTGGAGCAGACCGGTGCCGCCGGTTGGCGGGCTGCGGGCGGGCTGCCGTTCGAGCCGTCCCGCGGCTATCACGCGAGCATCGGAGAGACCGACGGTCACCTGTTGTTGAGTGTCAAGGGTGCCCCGGAGACCGTGCTGCCGCGCTGTTCGGCCCGGCGCACCGACGGCATTCAGGAGCCACTGGACGACGCCGGCCGCGCGGAGTTGGAGCGGATGCTCTCCGATCGGGCCGGGGCGGGCAACCGGATCCTGGCGGTCGCCGAGTGCCAGGTGGACGACCCGAAGGTGACCGACTCGGACGTGCGTGGGCTGACCTTCGTTGGTTTCCTGGCCCTCGCGGACGGGGTCCGGGAGAGCGCTGCTCCAGCGGTACGCCGGATCCGGCAGGCCGGTGTGCACACCATCATGATCACCGGCGATCATCCGGCGACCGCCGAGGCGATTGCCGCCACCATCAGTGAGCACGACGAGCAGCGGGTGGTCACCGCCGGGGAGCTCGACCAACTGGACGACGACGCGCTCGCCGAGCGGTTGGCCAACACCGACGTGGTGGCCCGCTGCACCCCAGCCCACAAGGTGCGGATCATCCAGGCGTTGCAGAAGTGCGGGCGGACCGTGGCGATGACCGGCGACGGTGCCAACGACGCCCCGGCGATCCGGCTGGCCGATGTCGGCATCGCCCTCGGCCAACGGGGCACCCCGGCCGCGCGCGCCGCAGCCGACCTGGTGGTCACCGACGACCGGCTGGAAACCATCATCGCGACCCTGATCGAAGGGCGGGCGATGTGGTCGTCGGTGCGGCACGCGCTCAGCATCCTGGTCGGCGGCAACCTCGGCGAGATCGCGTTCAGTGTGCTCACCGCCGCGGCGACCGGCCGCTCCGCGCTCACCGGACGACAACTGCTGCTGGTCAACCTGCTCACCGACCTGGCGCCGGCGCTGGCCATCGCGGTCCGGCCCCCCGCGTCCGACCGCACCGACGCGCTGCTCCGCGAGGGCCCGGACACGGCGCTCGGCGAGAGCCTCACCCGGGAGATCGGGCTGCGGGCGGCAGCCACCACGCTGGGCGCGACCGCGGGCTGGACGTTGGCCCGGTACACCGGACGTCGCCAGCGGGCCGGAACGGTCGCTCTGGTCTCCCTGGTCGGCACCCAACTCGGGCAGACCATCCTGGCCGGTGGCACCAGCCCGGCCGTGCTGGCCTCCACGGCGGCGTCACTGGGCGTGCTCGTCGTGGTGGTGCAGACGCCGGGCGTGAGCCAGTTCTTCGGCTGCACCCCGCTCGGGCCGGTCGGCTGGACCATCGGGGCCGGGTCGGCGCTCGGCGCCACCTTCGCCAACGGAGCGCTGACCAAGCTGATGGAACATCTCCCGGAGGCCCGTCCGCCCAACTCCACGGGTGCGGTCGCCGAGGGCTGA
- a CDS encoding MFS transporter codes for MPSTVAATAVPAPPGLFAPRLRAMTVGSVALISLLAFEALAVGTAMPTVARNLDGLALYGIAFGGPFATGVLAMVVSGIWCDARGPRGPMWHGVAWFVVGLLIAGTAQVMGVLVVGRVVQGFGSGLLSVALYVIVGQAYPQELHRRIFAAFAAAWVVPSLVGPAVAGLIVEHLGWRWVFLAVPAVAVPAVLLIHPGLRSLGRSAATRPPAGAAGRIAWACGAAASAALLHIGGQQRGGFGLVLVVLAVVGLLVCAPRLLPAGFLRAARGLPTVVGLRGLASAAFVGAEVVIPLMLSRERGLSPTAAGLVLTVGALAWSVGSWVQGRIPVPASRASLPRVGLSCITVGTATVALAIRPELPVTVAVVGWAVAGLGMGLLYPSLSVLTLELSAPGEQGRNSSSLQLGDSLFAATVLALTGAVLAAGSAPGPASYALTLVVAAGLALLGALLAGRVVVGAGVRPGG; via the coding sequence ATGCCGAGCACAGTCGCCGCCACCGCCGTACCGGCCCCACCGGGGCTGTTCGCACCCCGCTTGCGAGCGATGACGGTGGGCAGCGTCGCGTTGATCTCGTTGCTCGCGTTCGAGGCGTTGGCGGTCGGTACGGCGATGCCGACCGTTGCCCGCAACCTGGACGGGCTCGCGCTGTACGGGATCGCGTTCGGTGGCCCGTTCGCCACGGGCGTGCTGGCCATGGTGGTCTCGGGTATCTGGTGCGACGCCCGTGGGCCTCGGGGGCCGATGTGGCACGGGGTCGCCTGGTTCGTGGTCGGGTTGTTGATCGCCGGGACCGCCCAGGTGATGGGTGTGTTGGTCGTCGGGCGGGTGGTGCAGGGGTTCGGCTCCGGGCTGCTCTCGGTGGCGCTCTACGTGATCGTCGGGCAGGCGTACCCGCAGGAGCTGCATCGGCGGATCTTCGCGGCTTTCGCGGCGGCGTGGGTCGTACCGTCGCTGGTCGGGCCGGCGGTGGCCGGGCTGATCGTGGAGCACCTGGGCTGGCGGTGGGTTTTCCTCGCGGTGCCGGCGGTGGCCGTGCCGGCGGTGCTGCTGATCCATCCCGGCCTGCGGTCGCTGGGGCGGAGCGCGGCGACCCGGCCGCCAGCCGGCGCGGCAGGCCGGATCGCCTGGGCGTGCGGGGCCGCGGCGAGCGCCGCACTGCTGCACATCGGGGGACAGCAGCGTGGCGGCTTCGGCCTGGTGCTGGTCGTGCTCGCCGTGGTCGGCCTGCTGGTCTGTGCCCCGCGCCTGCTGCCGGCCGGGTTTCTGCGGGCGGCCCGGGGGCTCCCCACCGTGGTCGGGTTGCGCGGTCTGGCCTCGGCGGCGTTCGTCGGCGCCGAGGTGGTCATTCCGTTGATGCTCTCCCGGGAGCGGGGCCTCTCGCCGACCGCTGCCGGGCTGGTCCTCACGGTCGGGGCGCTGGCCTGGTCGGTGGGCTCCTGGGTGCAGGGCCGGATCCCGGTGCCGGCCTCCCGGGCCAGCCTGCCGCGCGTCGGGCTGAGCTGCATCACGGTGGGCACCGCCACGGTGGCGTTGGCCATCCGGCCCGAGTTGCCGGTGACCGTCGCCGTGGTCGGTTGGGCGGTCGCAGGTCTCGGCATGGGGCTGCTGTATCCGTCGCTGTCGGTGCTCACCCTGGAGTTGTCCGCACCCGGTGAGCAGGGCCGCAACAGCTCTTCGTTGCAACTGGGTGATTCCCTCTTCGCGGCGACCGTGCTCGCGTTGACCGGTGCCGTGCTGGCCGCGGGGAGCGCGCCTGGCCCGGCCAGTTACGCGCTGACTCTGGTGGTGGCCGCGGGCCTGGCACTGCTCGGGGCGCTGCTGGCCGGCCGTGTCGTGGTGGGCGCCGGGGTGCGACCGGGCGGGTGA
- a CDS encoding GAP family protein produces MNFLTILPLAVVMVAGTQLVVAVFLASSDRPRAASLGFLAGAGLVVGAGVTVSWVLTRLVGGLATDASDVAGRVDRGPAIDLVVLALLVSLAVVVWVRRNRAGPPRWLGSIEHADPRAALRLGALLFVVTPTDDLTMAAVGASVARHDLPWWHLAPFVLLTVLLLALPLLALLLLGGKAARALTRMREWAEGHAWIVNEIVIAFFALLTVLDLLRSG; encoded by the coding sequence ATGAACTTCCTGACCATCCTGCCGCTCGCCGTGGTGATGGTCGCCGGCACCCAATTGGTCGTGGCGGTCTTCCTCGCCTCGTCGGACCGGCCCCGAGCGGCGTCGCTGGGCTTCCTGGCCGGTGCCGGGCTGGTGGTCGGTGCCGGGGTGACGGTGAGTTGGGTGCTGACCCGGTTGGTGGGCGGCCTGGCCACCGACGCCAGCGACGTGGCCGGCCGGGTCGATCGCGGTCCCGCCATCGACCTGGTGGTGCTCGCGCTGCTGGTCAGCCTGGCCGTGGTGGTCTGGGTACGGCGGAATCGGGCCGGGCCGCCGAGATGGCTGGGGAGCATCGAGCACGCTGATCCGCGTGCGGCGCTGCGCCTGGGTGCGCTGCTCTTCGTGGTGACGCCCACCGATGACCTGACCATGGCGGCCGTCGGGGCGAGCGTGGCCCGACACGACCTGCCGTGGTGGCATCTGGCGCCGTTCGTGCTGCTCACCGTGCTTCTGCTCGCCCTGCCCCTGCTGGCGTTGCTGCTGCTCGGGGGAAAAGCGGCCCGGGCGCTGACCCGGATGCGGGAATGGGCCGAGGGGCACGCCTGGATCGTCAACGAGATCGTGATCGCGTTCTTCGCGCTGCTGACCGTGTTGGACCTGCTGCGGTCCGGATGA